The Daucus carota subsp. sativus chromosome 2, DH1 v3.0, whole genome shotgun sequence genome includes a window with the following:
- the LOC108208616 gene encoding CRIB domain-containing protein RIC6, whose product MYIQRAPRMKGVLKGLKKITQIFDEEKEKEMQIGLPTDVKHVAHIGLDGPSAESPSWMNKYKGPEKAASAPLDSKGEAVQQRARSAPLDINGNSIGSIDSPSQEPNRDMPNIPKASRRRYSADNLTIETKDLATKSKGSRRHRRKNSSEGSVGKSGRRRSQRKNSGSSDREGSSNSSCSIGYELASPIPSPSSPTPRNLPDIPKSSRRRKSRKSRASSGNESTQNSSSRNPPLVVEEAERE is encoded by the exons ATGTACATTCAAAGGGCACCAAGAATGAAGGGGGTTCTGAAAGGCCTTAAAAAAATTACTCAAATCTTTG ATGAAGAGAAGGAAAAGGAAATGCAGATTGGTTTACCAACAGATGTAAAGCACGTCGCGCATATAGGATTGGATGGACCGTCAGCTGAATCTCCAAGCTGG ATGAACAAGTATAAAGGACCGGAAAAGGCTGCATCAGCTCCACTCGACTCCAAAGGGGAAGCAGTACAACAGAGAGCGCGATCAGCTCCTCTTGACATCAACGGAAATTCCATAGGCTCCATAG ATTCCCCGAGCCAAGAGCCGAACAGAGACATGCCAAATATTCCAAAGGCGTCAAGGAGACGATATTCAGCAGATAATCTGACAATTGAAACCAAAGACTTGGCCACCAAATCAAAGGGATCAAGGAGACACCGCAGGAAAAACTCCTCCGAAGGGAGTGTTGGTAAATCAGGCAGGCGAAGAAGTCAAAGAAAGAACTCGGGATCTTCTGATCGTGAGGGTAGTAGTAATTCAAGTTGTAGCATTGGTTACGAGTTAGCATCACCAATACCATCGCCATCAAGTCCAACGCCAAGAAATCTACCTGACATTCCAAAGAGTTCGCGACGAAGGAAATCCAGAAAATCAAGAGCAAGTAGTGGTAATGAGAGTACTCAAAACTCCTCGAGCCGAAATCCTCCCTTGGTAGTAGAAGAGGCAGAAAGGGAATAA
- the LOC108208450 gene encoding uncharacterized protein LOC108208450 isoform X1 — MGNACLCLQDTFRRSSGEDLGKYYPTRPECEEDVPKSRFKHWVGRTLSERRWKAAFTEDGHLDIVGVLRRIQRGGIHPSIKAAAWEFLLGCYDPDSTYDERNELRKQRREKYAELKAECKKMVPIFGTGKFITTPIVNNDGEPVEGEAGNLNGSMPDTAGVTDKEVIQWKLSLSQIGLDVVRTDRTLVFYESEANQARLWEVLAVYSWMDNKIGYVQGMNDICSPMVILLEDDADAFWCYEHAMRRLRENFRTNASSMGVQTQLGTLSQIMKVVDPQLHQHLENLDGGEYLFAFRMLMVLFRREFSFLDSLYLWEVMWAMEYNPNMFKCYEKSEEPTAEKVDTEMLKKCGKFERKNVETGSEEDRKGALAVYLVASFLESKNKKLLQEAKGLDDVVQIMGDMTGNVDAKRALNKALRIHKKYIKAKKS, encoded by the exons ATGGGcaatgcatgcctttgcctgc AAGATACGTTTAGGAGATCCTCTGGAGAAGATTTGGGTAAATATTATCCAACTAGACCAGAATGTGAGGAGGATGTACCAAAATCCCGTTTTAAGCACTGG GTGGGAAGGACTTTGAGTGAAAGGAGATGGAAGGCCGCTTTTACTGAAGACGGCCATTTAGATATAGTTGGTGTGCTTAGGAGGATCCAAAGAGGG GGCATTCATCCTTCTATTAAAGCGGCAGCTTGGGAGTTCTTGCTGGGCTGCTACGATCCTGACAGCACTTATGATGAGCGGAATGAGCTCAGAAAACAGCGGAG GGAGAAATATGCTGAGTTGAAAGCTGAATGTAAGAAGATGGTTCCTATCTTTGGTACTGGAAAATTCATTACAACACCTATAGTCAATAATGACGGTGAACCAGTTGAGGGTGAAGCAGGGAACTTGAATGGATCAATGCCAGACACTGCTGGTGTAACAGATAAAGAAGTCATTCAGTGGAAGCTTAGCTTGTCACAGATAG GTCTAGATGTTGTTCGCACTGATCGTACACTTGTCTTTTATGAGAGTGAAGCAAATCAGGCTAGACTCTGGGAAGTGTTAGCTGTTTATTCTTGGATGGACAATAAAATTGGTTATGTACAAG gTATGAATGACATATGTTCTCCAATGGTTATTCTTCTCGAAGATGATGCAGATGCCTTTTGGTGCTATGAGCATGCAATGCGTAGATTG AGAGAAAACTTTAGGACTAACGCAAGTTCTATGGGAGTTCAAACTCAACTGGGTACCTTGTCACAAATTATGAAAGTTGTTGATCCTCAACTTCATCAGCACCTTG AGAATTTGGATGGTGGGGAGTATCTTTTTGCTTTTCGTATGTTGATGGTACTATTTCGGAGAGAGTTCTCGTTTTTAGATTCTCTGTATCTGTGGGAG GTTATGTGGGCAATGGAATACAATCCAAACATGTTCAAGTGCTATGAGAAATCGGAAGAGCCAACTGCAGAGAAAGTAGACACTGAAATGCTTAAAAAATGTGGCAAGTTTGAGAGGAAAAATGTAGAAACAGGATCAGAGGAGGATCGTAAAGGTGCTCTTGCTGTTTACTTAGTTGCGAGTTTTCTTGAGTCAAAGAACAAGAAACTTTTGCAAGAGGCCAAGGGCCTTGATGATGTTGTCCAA ATCATGGGTGACATGACTGGTAACGTGGACGCAAAAAGAGCATTAAACAAGGCATTGAGGATCCACAAGAAATATATCAAA GCCAAGAAATCATAG
- the LOC108208450 gene encoding uncharacterized protein LOC108208450 isoform X2 translates to MVPIFGTGKFITTPIVNNDGEPVEGEAGNLNGSMPDTAGVTDKEVIQWKLSLSQIGLDVVRTDRTLVFYESEANQARLWEVLAVYSWMDNKIGYVQGMNDICSPMVILLEDDADAFWCYEHAMRRLRENFRTNASSMGVQTQLGTLSQIMKVVDPQLHQHLENLDGGEYLFAFRMLMVLFRREFSFLDSLYLWEVMWAMEYNPNMFKCYEKSEEPTAEKVDTEMLKKCGKFERKNVETGSEEDRKGALAVYLVASFLESKNKKLLQEAKGLDDVVQIMGDMTGNVDAKRALNKALRIHKKYIKAKKS, encoded by the exons ATGGTTCCTATCTTTGGTACTGGAAAATTCATTACAACACCTATAGTCAATAATGACGGTGAACCAGTTGAGGGTGAAGCAGGGAACTTGAATGGATCAATGCCAGACACTGCTGGTGTAACAGATAAAGAAGTCATTCAGTGGAAGCTTAGCTTGTCACAGATAG GTCTAGATGTTGTTCGCACTGATCGTACACTTGTCTTTTATGAGAGTGAAGCAAATCAGGCTAGACTCTGGGAAGTGTTAGCTGTTTATTCTTGGATGGACAATAAAATTGGTTATGTACAAG gTATGAATGACATATGTTCTCCAATGGTTATTCTTCTCGAAGATGATGCAGATGCCTTTTGGTGCTATGAGCATGCAATGCGTAGATTG AGAGAAAACTTTAGGACTAACGCAAGTTCTATGGGAGTTCAAACTCAACTGGGTACCTTGTCACAAATTATGAAAGTTGTTGATCCTCAACTTCATCAGCACCTTG AGAATTTGGATGGTGGGGAGTATCTTTTTGCTTTTCGTATGTTGATGGTACTATTTCGGAGAGAGTTCTCGTTTTTAGATTCTCTGTATCTGTGGGAG GTTATGTGGGCAATGGAATACAATCCAAACATGTTCAAGTGCTATGAGAAATCGGAAGAGCCAACTGCAGAGAAAGTAGACACTGAAATGCTTAAAAAATGTGGCAAGTTTGAGAGGAAAAATGTAGAAACAGGATCAGAGGAGGATCGTAAAGGTGCTCTTGCTGTTTACTTAGTTGCGAGTTTTCTTGAGTCAAAGAACAAGAAACTTTTGCAAGAGGCCAAGGGCCTTGATGATGTTGTCCAA ATCATGGGTGACATGACTGGTAACGTGGACGCAAAAAGAGCATTAAACAAGGCATTGAGGATCCACAAGAAATATATCAAA GCCAAGAAATCATAG